A section of the Festucalex cinctus isolate MCC-2025b chromosome 7, RoL_Fcin_1.0, whole genome shotgun sequence genome encodes:
- the zbtb32 gene encoding uncharacterized protein zbtb32: MIRLDNTQYLHFLHRADALRRSGWMCDARISVKQQTFRAHRLVLACASKRLKEKLTQAETDQEVHCTLDDMSPRTFRQVLDFAYMKSVEVSQDDVQQLLLAAQFLEMQPLEEQCRRHLDARRQRTRERDEEEEAKKKGNEEEEELQETRASKNDPLEKKPAEEPGKKSRLTPFSRGSVITSSPSNWSSSSAWTFPSRTWSSVSSLGRIADSYSTLNQPPAANAVAFPVWPPQGAHFQSPTQRRVVARWRPQYGQRLCSAAADVKTGLRTTTIKARQKADKTSEIRSPDVHKADPVKECKNCSLCRDPGEACARCRLFATNCESQTDGHDLKGARPYQCQRCPKRFSLKHQLDTHHRIHTGEKPFECRLCGQRSRDFSAIIKHLRTHGGASPYRCTLCLEFCSSLVAMQRHVKSHPAHDFPPDWSISSTYLYTSHMTQH; this comes from the exons ATGATTCGACTGGACAACACTCAATACTTGCATTTCCTGCATCGGGCCGACGCTTTACGCCGCTCGGGTTGGATGTGTGACGCCCGCATCTCAGTGAAGCAGCAAACTTTTCGGGCTCATCGGCTGGTGCTGGCCTGTGCCAGCAAACGGCTCAAAGAGAAACTCACCCAAGCGGAGACGGACCAGGAGGTCCACTGTACGCTGGATGATATGTCGCCAAGAACCTTCCGGCAAGTCCTGGACTTCGCCTACATGAAGAGTGTGGAGGTGTCGCAAGACGACGTGCAGCAACTTCTGCTGGCTGCTCAATTTTTGGAAATGCAGCCGCTGGAGGAGCAATGCCGGCGCCACTTGGACGCACGCCGGCAAAGGACTCGCGAGAGGGATGAGGAAGAAGAGGCCAAGAAAAAGGGCaacgaagaggaggaggaactcCAAGAGACGCGTGCGAGCAAAAACGACCCGCTGGAAAAGAAACCCGCAGAAGAGCCCGGAAAAAAATCCCGATTGACGCCTTTCAGTCGAGGCAGCGTCATCACCAGCTCGCCGTCCAACTGGTCCTCCTCCTCCGCTTGGACCTTCCCGAGCCGCACGTGGAGCTCAGTCAGCAGCCTGGGACGCATCGCCGACAGCTACTCCACCTTAAATCAGCCCCCGGCGGCAAACGCCGTCGCCTTTCCCGTCTGGCCTCCGCAAGGCGCCCATTTCCAGTCCCCCACTCAGCGCCGTGTGGTCGCAAGATGGCGTCCGCAATATGGACAGCGACTTTGCTCTGCCGCCGCTGACGTCAAGACAGGATTGCGCACGACCACAATAAAGGCCAGACAGAAAGCGGACAAAACCAGCGAGATCcg TTCGCCAGACGTGCACAAAGCCGACCCGGTAAAAGAATGCAAGAACTGCAGCTTATGTCGTGATCCAG GTGAGGCGTGCGCACGTTGTCGGCTCTTTGCGACAAACTGTGAATCCCAAACCGATGGACACGACTTGAAAGGAGCGAGACCCTACCAGTGCCAACGCTGTCCGAAGAGGTTCAGTCTCAAACATCAACTGGATACGCATCACCGAATTCACACGG GGGAGAAACCGTTCGAGTGCCGTCTGTGTGGTCAGCGCTCCCGGGACTTCTCAGCCATAATCAAGCACCTGCGGACTCACGGCGGTGCATCCCCTTACCGGTGTACGCTTTGCTTGGAGTTCTGCAGCAGTCTGGTGGCCATGCAGAGGCACGTCAAGAGCCACCCGGCGCACGACTTCCCCCCAGACTGGAGCATCAGTAGCACCTACCTGTACACGTCACACATGACTCAACACTGA